In Humulus lupulus chromosome 6, drHumLupu1.1, whole genome shotgun sequence, a single genomic region encodes these proteins:
- the LOC133782004 gene encoding rop guanine nucleotide exchange factor 1: protein MGSVSSDDEGVSDQQSDRCGSYSLSADVSESESCSSFSCRRFDAEGASSSMSSSPRPIAADKFSFSIPVMLPFIGGKGLVSWDHKPQKRDSELSEVEMMKERFAKLLLGEDMSGGGKGVCTALAISNAITNLSATVFGELWRLEPLAQQKKDMWRREMEWLLCVSDSIVELVPTMQPFPGGGTFEVMASRPRSDLYMNLPALRKLDAMLLAMLDGFSNTEFSYVDRGIVLDNSNEGNGCMIGGRPSIRQEEKWWLPYPKVPPSGLSDDARKRLQQCKDCTNQILKAAMAINNNMLAEMEIPKAYLDSLPKTGKACLGEIVYRYITAEQFSPECLLDCLDLSSEHLTLEIANRVEAAVYIWKKKDCRKQSNGKKGKRSSWGGKVKGLVTDSERNLVLAQRAETLLRSLRHRFPALPQTALDMNKIQYNKDVGQSILESYSRVMESLAFNIMARIDDILYVDDAIKESAASKSTPDLFGRGGISGLPIQKKMSPSPFSIHHTPFASPLATPTMFSSTSLSESPGRTSLSLKKKNGLKEEADRNSDMDRVWSYVGNLSARRTIGDAPERD from the exons ATGGGAAGCGTCTCCTCCGACGACGAAGGCGTTTCCGATCAGCAGAGCGACCGCTGCGGAAGTTACAGCCTCAGTGCCGACGTCAGCGAGTCCGAGAGTTGCAGTAGCTTCTCTTGCAGAAGGTTTGACGCTGAAGGAGCTTCTAGTTCCATGTCTtcttctccacgtcccattgccGCTGACAAATTCTCGTTTTCCATACCGGTTATGCTTCCGTTCATTGGTGGCAAGGGGTTGGTGAGTTGGGACCACAAGCCACAAAAACGAGATTCCGAGTTATCTG AGGTTGAGATGATGAAGGAGAGGTTTGCTAAGCTTCTGCTTGGAGAAGATATGTCTGGAGGAGGAAAAGGAGTTTGTACTGCCCTCGCCATATCTAATGCCATTACCAATCTTTCGG CAACTGTTTTTGGTGAACTCTGGAGGTTAGAGCCACTCGCACAGCAGAAAAAGGATATGTGGCGGAGAGAAATGGAGTGGCTATTATGTGTGAGTGATTCTATTGTTGAGCTTGTACCTACGATGCAACCTTTCCCAGGTGGGGGAACATTTGAAGTCATGGCGAGTCGGCCTCGCTCGGACTTGTACATGAACCTCCCTGCATTGAGAAAGCTTGATGCAATGCTTCTCGCTATGCTTGATGGGTTTTCCAACACAGAATTTTCTTATGTTGATCGAGGTATAGTTCTTGACAATTCTAATGAAGGCAATGGATGCATGATTGGTGGAAGGCCTTCGATTAGGCAGGAAGAGAAGTGGTGGCTTCCATATCCAAAAGTTCCTCCAAGTGGGTTGTCGGATGATGCTCGGAAGAGGTTGCAGCAATGTAAGGACTGTACCAATCAGATACTAAAGGCTGCAATGGCGATTAACAATAACATGCTTGCAGAGATGGAGATTCCCAAAGCATACTTGGACTCACTGCCGAAG ACTGGAAAGGCATGCCTTGGGGAAATCGTTTATCGATACATAACAGCTGAACAGTTCTCCCCAGAATGCCTACTTGATTGTCTGGACCTCTCATCAGAACATCTGACTCTTGAGATAGCTAACAGGGTTGAGGCTGCTGTATATATCTGGAAAAAAAAGGATTGTAGGAAACAATCTAATGGTAAGAAGGGAAAGCGTTCTTCTTGGGGTGGCAAAGTCAAAGGCCTTGTTACTGACTCTGAGAGAAACCTCGTGTTGGCCCAACGAGCAGAAACTCTCTTACGCAGCCTGAGACATCGTTTCCCTGCCCTTCCACAGACTGCACTGGACATGAACAAAATTCAATACAATAAA GATGTGGGGCAGTCAATTCTCGAGAGCTACTCGAGGGTGATGGAGAGTCTAGCCTTTAACATAATGGCGAGGATCGATGACATCCTCTATGTCGATGATGCCATCAAGGAAAGTGCTGCTTCAAAGTCAACGCCAGATCTCTTTGGTAGAGGTGGCATCAGTGGTCTTCCTATCCAGAAAAAGATGTCTCCCAGTCCTTTCTCCATACACCATACCCCTTTTGCCTCTCCTCTTGCTACCCCAACTATGTTCTCTTCGACATCACTCAGTGAAAGTCCGGGAAGGACATCTCTTTCTCTGAAGAAGAAGAACGGTCTCAAGGAAGAAGCAGATCGAAATTCTGATATGGATAGAGTATGGTCATATGTCGGGAACCTTAGTGCTAGACGTACTATTGGCGACGCCCCTGAGCGAGACTGA